ACTAATTCAAtaaagttttttttttttttctttttcttttccttggACCCCAAAAATAGGGGAAATCTGTTGAGTGCAGTTTCAAGGCCATTCAAGGGCCAAGAAGTCTCTATTGGGCTTGCAGATCCCATTTTgccttctctctcttcaatTCAAAGACAATCGAACATCATTTGCGGGCGTAGGTAGAGTACCTGTACAGCCAAATCCATTCCATCCACCCTAGTTGAGGTCTTATACTGCGCCTCCCGCTTGATCTTGACTCCTCACATTTACATCTCTCCCTCTATTTCCTCCCATTCCTCTCACGGAATACCCTTCTTTTCCAAACCCCTCCCGTTGACAGTTCCCCTATTCCAACGGGGAAAATTCAAATCGTTATCTGCCATCGGGGCATCCTAAAATGTCTACAATCAATCAACCGGAGTCGGGGCCAACCTCCACCAGAGATAACCAACCCCCATTCACATCTTCTCCGCAGGATCTACAGCCCACAGCATCGACCACAGAGCTCGAAGCCAAATCAGACCTCGTCGCTGATGCGTCCATCTCATCTGTCCATGGCCAAACACGTGCAAACCAGGCCCAGATTCACCCCGCAACTGGCTTCAGTGGCGAAACTGAATTCGCCCCCGTGACAGCACCACCTACAACTAACCCTCCTCAGACTGTCGATAACGCACCCGCGGTCGCGCTGGCACAACAACACGCACCACCTTCAATGGATACTAAAGAGCCAAAGGCTGCGCCCGAGAGCTCAGCAGAGCACTCCGATGACGGCTCCAGGAAGGAAGTCGAGGAGGAGGCTGATGCAGGCCCGTCGCTGGTGATCACCCTGCTGCTGACGACAGGGTCGCGACACCCGTTCACTATCGATGGGAATTATCTAAGGAAGCGATCGGTGAATGTTGAGAACTTTGATCCGTTTTTGATGAGCGTCTACACCCTTAAGGAGTTGATCTGGCGCGAATGGAGATCCGGTAAGAGTTCACTCTGACCTAGACTTCTATGTGGGCATCGGATGGGCGGAACACATCTTGATGTGTGATGTCGTGGAATGCGAGTAGCTAAGCTAACACTGGTGTCGATGCAGATTGGGAAAGCCGTCCGTTGTCACCGAGCTCTATCCGTCTTATCTCGTTCGGGAAGTTGTTGGATGATAACTCGCCTGTTTCTGGTACGTTTTCATCATATTTGCATAGCTGCTATGGTTACAGACTTTGATACTAACCAACCGATTAGACTCTAGGTTCAGCAAGGAACATCCAAACGTCGTCCACATGACCGTCAAACCACAAGAAGTcgtcgacgaagaagacgcCAAGGGAGCAAAGCCACAGTACAGCCGAGATGGCGAAACCAGTGAGCATAGTCCTGGATGTCGATGCGTGATTCTATAATCTCGCCGGCCCAGCTACGGGTCTCAAGTGTGGACGGCCTGCCACTGCCTCCTGACAATGCTGTTGTCTGCTGCTTCCATCCTTCCATCCTCATACCCCAACATAcccctccccttcccctTTGTCCATCTTCCGCGAATTCCTCCACTCCATCAATCTGCTATTGCAGTGATAAATTTAATACTGCCTGGACGCAGGATCAACATCCCGGTTTTGTCAAGCCAACATGGGCGCTCTGGAAGCGGTGTTTGGACATTTCTTTCCTCCTACTGGATCTCTATCCTGGAACTGTGGATCTCGACTAATTTCTTCTATTTCCATGCCATTTCTGGGCCGTTCCCCTGTTCTCTCGTTGCCAAATCGTCTGCATGCGGGCCTCATTCATCTATCCATGAATCTTCTCTACTGGATTGCTCCGGGTTTTATTCGACCTGTGTCTTCCGAGGGCTCGATCTGAGGTTCATCCTTTGCTGTTCGCATTGCTGTCACGATTCTTCTTATCCCGTTTTCTCGATATATACCCCCTCCAATCCGACTTTCCTTTGCTTTGTGCTCTATCGTTTTCCCTGTATGGTTTCTTTTCTCATGGATTTTCATGTACCTACGACTTTGACCCCCTTATTTCTCTCTCTGTCCCTCTTTCCCTTGCGCTCCGTTGCTTTTGCTTGCTTTTTAAACTATCTAAGGGTGATTCCTCGTAGTGTACAGGGTGTTTTGGAGAAAGCCCCTAGGTTAAATTTCTTTGTCAAATATTTCATAACCTTTACAGTGCCCACATACTTCTGCGGTCGTGGTTAGACATACTAGTCAGGCACTTGGGGTCGACAATCAATAGAGATAGATATAcaaaactttttttttaaggcTGGGGGGTGGTTCTGCAAGACTACTTGGTAAAAACAGATCATGGATGGATTCAGTATATCGAGAGTACCGCACTGCCTTGATAACAGACAGAAGCATCTGAAACACCCAAGTCCAGTGATCTATCATTCTATTTGACGACAATAGGTAGGAGGATGACGAGGGAACGTTAGAGGAGAATAGTAGAACACATCGACATGGAAAAGcagagaaacaaaagaacaCCATATCATCATAGCCATTAGAAATCCATCTTGAGCCTcttctccatctcatcgTGGAAAGCAGGCGGCTCACGGAGATCGTCACCTTGAGCAGACGCAAGTAAGTTAGCCAAAACCCATCCAAACCAAACACCAAAAAGCACCATATAAGAACCAAACATACCATGGTAAATATCTTCCCACTGAACCTCACTATCCCGACCTCCAATAACAAGAATATCCTCATGCACATTCCCACCCCGCACACCGCCAAGCACAGCAGGCCGGAAAGTCCCATCCCGAACGATCTTCAGCTCCATCCCACGACGAACAGGTTCCGCAATACCATACGCCCGACGCAATCCCTCCATCTTCAAGGCGTCCTGTGTGGCCCGCCATGCGAGAAGTCGCGCCTCGAGAGGGTGCGTAGATGTCGGAACCTCGCCGCTGGAGTTCGTGGACGACGCGTGCGCGGTGGCGGCCTGCGTGAGCTTGTTGCGGAGAGTGTCCGGTAGGCCGGGGGCTGAGGGAGCGCCTTTAGATGGGCGAGGTGCTTGGAGGCCTGCTTGTTGCCGGGTTGTGAGGTTGCTCGTTTGTGTTGCGTTGCCGCTTGGGGGGGCGATGCGGAGGGACTGGGGAGGGGGGTTTGTTAGTTTTGTGTTTGAAACAGGGGGCAGAGGTAGATTGAGAGATTCAAGGGCAGAGAGTTGGTGACGGTAATGGTGGTTCTAGATGCTTGCTTATGGGCTGGATTCCAGGGTGAGGTCCCGGGTCCATAGCAGCTTAATGACATACCATGATGACGGATGGATGCTAGGACTTTGGGATCAAGGCTCGAAAACACAGATTGGACAAGGTCGGGTGTGTATTCAAAGCTCAGAAAGGAGATAGAAAAGTAGAAACAAGAGCAAAGGGAGGATGCAAGGTGACAACCACCGATGATGCTTCAGGCAGAGAGAAGCAGCGCGGCCAGCTCCTACGACAGACAAGAGAAACCAACAGCGCAACATCCCCCAGCACCATCCAATCACGTGCCATGCTCTTCCGCCGGGCCAACTAAATTCTGTCGCGATATTCTCCAACGAAAGAGGAACCAAATCGCATACCTCACACCACCCAAGATGACTCAATTATTCTCCCCAATAGCTCTCCGGACCCTACGGACTCTTATCCACCGTCCTGCGGTCCCCTCACCCCTCTGCCGCACAATCACCACATCACCCGCTATCTCCTTCGCCTCGAAACAATCCCCCATTAACTCCCACCTCAACTTCCACCCTGTCTTCCGCACAGCCGCTGTCGGCTTCTCTGCCGTGCCAAAGCGGCAATTTTCTAGCTCACCGATCATCTGCGCTACGTACAACCAGGTCCGCCGCGGTATTCGCACTGGACAGCGGGCTCGTCGTGGTGGTTCGCCTGCGCTGAAGGGTACACCTGGTTTGAAGGGTGTTTGTCTGAAGACTGGTGTTACCAAGCCTAAGAAGCCTAACTCTGGTGAGAGGAAGGTTGCAAGAGTGCGGTTGAGTTCAGGGAAGGTTATCACTGCTTATATTCCTGGTGAAGGTAAGATTTATTTGCAATTTGATTGAATGCAATTGATGGAATGGGATTCTGTGGACTGTCCCGGtactggtttttttttaacggGAATCTTGGCTAACTTTTTTGTACAGGCCACAATATCCAGCAGCATAGTGTTGTCCAGGTCCGTGGTGGACGTGCTCAGGATTGTCCTGGTGTGAAGTATACCCTTGTTCGTGGTGCGATGGACTTGGtaagtcttttttttttgcttctgTTTGTATATCCCTATTTTAGGGGTGTACATTCTTCTAGGCCTTTTGCTGATTGCATGTGACTAGGGTGGTGTTGGAAGCCGTATGACGAGTCGCTCGAAGTATGGCGCGAAGAAGCCGAAGACCAACTAAGATGGATTCGGAGATAAAGGTTGATTGTGATTGACCTGCTGTGAGATTATACAATTTTGGCTGTGTATGATCAGTTGCTGTATAAGAGATGGCATCATTGGGCTACTTGAGTTTGGCATTTTGTGCCTTTTGCGAGGCAACTTCTGTTCATATTTGCATGTAACACTACGGATTGCGTTTGTTAATTATCATTTTGTTTATCTCTTTCGATATCCAGGCTCTTCAAGTCAAGCATAGTGATATCTTTGAAATTTTTGAGGCATAGAAAATGGTTCCGGTAATGTCTTCTTACTCCGGACCCATGCAGCATAACAAACCCCAAACAAGAACAAACGCTCGAAATACATATCAGACATCGAAGTAAAACTTCTTGTGGGTAACCGCGATAATGGGAATCAAAATGAAACAGTT
Above is a genomic segment from Penicillium digitatum chromosome 3, complete sequence containing:
- a CDS encoding 20S proteasome maturation protein Ump1, putative; this translates as MSLRIAPPSGNATQTSNLTTRQQAGLQAPRPSKGAPSAPGLPDTLRNKLTQAATAHASSTNSSGEVPTSTHPLEARLLAWRATQDALKMEGLRRAYGIAEPVRRGMELKIVRDGTFRPAVLGGVRGGNVHEDILVIGGRDSEVQWEDIYHGDDLREPPAFHDEMEKRLKMDF
- a CDS encoding mitochondrial 37S ribosomal protein uS12m, with translation MTQLFSPIALRTLRTLIHRPAVPSPLCRTITTSPAISFASKQSPINSHLNFHPVFRTAAVGFSAVPKRQFSSSPIICATYNQVRRGIRTGQRARRGGSPALKGTPGLKGVCLKTGVTKPKKPNSGERKVARVRLSSGKVITAYIPGEGHNIQQHSVVQVRGGRAQDCPGVKYTLVRGAMDLGGVGSRMTSRSKYGAKKPKTN